GATCCTCTGATCGCTTCCCACTTCGTGCCACTCGCTGTCCAGTCCGTCCAATCTGTACCGGTATCGGTTTGTTGTGGTGTTGAAGTAGCTCAGCGCAGAGAACTCGATCGAGAAGCCATTTTGCCTATGTGAAAGCTGAACCGTATTTGAATAGGCAATCGACTGCTTCAGAGGAGAATCTTGCCCAATCGGAACCGAAACTCCTGCAAGCTGAAAGTCGGTCAGCACAGTTGTTGGAACGTACGAGGAGTCTTCGATCCGATCGGGAAAAAACGCAGTTGCTCCGCTGAATCCGCCAAAAAACATCTCGCCCTGCGGACTCTGAAAGCATGTGGACCAGCCCGTAAAGTCAGATCCGGGTAGGCCGTCCGCGACCGAGAAGTTTACGAACCGCTGCGTCCTCGGATCGAATCGCGACAACCCGTTGTTGGTCCCCATCCATAAATCGCCTCGCTGATCCTCCAGAATGCAACTCACCACGTTGCCGGCCAGCCCATCTCTTTCATAAAAACTGTGGGCCTTTCCGGTTTCAATATCGAATTTGTCCAGTCCGTTTTGAGTACCCAGCCAAAGCGTCCCGGTCCGGTCAAATGTGACAGAATTCACTCGGAGGTCGCTCACGCTCTGGGGATCGTCAGGGTTGTGTTGGTAGACATTGAATTGACCGGTCTTCGGATCGAAGCGATGCAGGCCGGTTTGAGCCCCCAGCCAAAGCATCCCTTTTCGGTCCTCTGCGATTGCCGAGTATTTGACGCTCGATTGTGCGTCCGGAGTGAACGTGACGAAGGTATCTTTTGCCTTGTCCAGTCGGCTGACGCCTCCATAGGTGCCCGCCCACAGGGTCCCTTCACGGTCAAACATTAGTCGCATAATCGGATTGTTGTTGAGATTGTTCGCGTCGGGACGGCTCAAATATGGCCTCAGTTGACCTGTCTCTCGATCGATGATCTCGACTCCCCGATGATAGGTCCCTGCCAATAAGTCTCCCGAGTGATCCTCAACGATCGAAAGGATTTCGTTTCCCACGCCGACTCCTATAGGAACTGTATTCGTGCCTGCGCGTCGGTCGATGCGGTTGAGACCGCCCATCGAGCCAATCCAGAGGATGCCGTACCGATCCTCATAAATCGTTGTTACTAAGGGATTGACGAGGCTGCCTCGCTTCTGGGTGAAGCCCTCGAACTGCGGTGCTCTTTCACTAAAGAAGTCTGGCTCCATTTCCTGAAAACAAGTCCATATATCACCCTCCCGATCTTCAAATATGGAAATCACATTTTCTGACCCGATACTCTCACTATCCGAAGGTTGGCTTCGATAGCGGACGATCTGCCTCCGCGCCCTGTCCAGCTTCAGCAAGCCTGAGCCCAGAGAAGAAAACCAGATCGTACCGTCCCGCGATTCGAGTATGTTAACGATGTGGATCGGTGTCCGGACTCCATCTTGATCCCGATAGACCGCATGACATACTAGCCTGTTACTTCTGCGGTCCAGCGTCGCCAGCGTGCAGGAGTCTGAGGGGGTTGTGACCCAAAACTCCCCAAGCTTGTCCTCGTGAAATTCCCAAATGCCAGCCGAATCGGCGATGTGCCGAACCACCTTGCCAGTCTTGCGATCCATCTCGTCTAGCCCGCCGCCGTCCGCGACCCAGAGGTGCCCAGAACGATCCTCTCCGGTAGAATTCACATCGTTGTGCGAGATCGTGGCGTCGTTTCCGGATTCATGGACGAAGTGCGTAATCTTTCCGCTCGCTGGGTCAAGCCGGTAAAGGCCTCTGGAAGTCGAAAGCCAGAGCATCCCATCGCGATCCTCGCTGATCTGCGTTACCGGTGTGGGTACCCCACCCTGAACTTGCGGTTCGATAATGAAGTGCGAAAAGGTTTCGTTTACAGGATCGAAGCGGTCAAGAGATTGATCGCATCCCACCCACAGAGTTCCCGAATGATCGACAAATAGGCTGCGGATGTACACCCCACTGAGACTGTCGTTTCGTCCTGGCTCATGCTTGAAGACGCGGAACTTGTAGCCGTCGAAACGATCCAGACCGTACTGGGTCCCGAACCACAAAAATCCCAGACCGTCCTGTACAACTGAAGAAACCCGAGTTTGCGACATGCCGGTACTGGCGGGCAGCCGCCTGAAGCGAATGTCGTGGCCAATCACAACTCCAAAATCGCGCGGGAGAGAGCCGATCTGCTGCTGACTTTGATTGACGCCAGCATTCTTTGGAGAATTCCCGGCTTCTGCCTGAGCCCCGAAAACGGCACAGCAAACAAACAACACCGTACTTAGGGCAGGATAGAGTTTTGGCAGTGACCACGGTGGTCCATCGAACGATTTGAAAGACCGCCATAGACACTTCATCGCATGAACCCGCTTCACGGTTGCTGATTGCAGATATACCGCATTCGCAGTGCTCCAAGCGACAAGGAAATTTGACCTTGCCTCGACGTCGTCCAACTTCCGGCCTCCCGCCCTTCGATTAGCTCGCTGAGGGATAGGTTTGCAGAGGAAGGTCCGAAACAGCCTTCGCAAGAGAGATTAGTCAAACCTACTTTGGAGAATGGCGATGAGGCTCGCGCGGGTTTTCTCACGAATGTGCAAAGTCTGTTATCGATGTTCCCGACGGGCTTCCGGGCATCGCGCTCCTGCTTCTGCGAGTTGTCGTCGTAGCCCCCTTCCTTCATGTTGGAGCAGCGTTGGAGGCTTGTAGCTTCGCCTTGGACACTCGTCCTCGATGACTCCAACCAGCCGATCTGTGCATCGGCCCCTTCACCCCATATTCCGATCCACCGATGCTTCCACCTAATGGGTATTCAATAAACAATGGTTCTCCTTGTAAGTCCCTGTATTGTGATTTGGGCTGTGGCCGCCTTACGTAACACTGTCGGCACGATCCCTTGCTCCTCTCCTATTCCTTGAAGGGGTGTAAGAAAGGCAAGTGCCGCGGCGGATACGCCAGACGCTATGAGGTGCCTTCGCGAAATCCTCGATCCACGATTGAATCGCATAAAGGTGTTCTCTGAACCGCGAGGATTGCAACCTGGCTAGTGTTCCAACCATGCTCGAGACCTTGTCATTCGACAGCTGCAATCACCGAGGGAATGAACGAGGCCACAAGATCCTGTTGTTTCACCTTGCCCTGAGCCACATCGTTTGAGCCGCCCGCGTGAATGAAGTCGACATCCGATATGCCGATGAAACCCAGGATCATCTTGAGATAGGAGGTCTCTCGGTCCCACGATTCCATAAAGGCCCCCGCCGTATACACCCCTCCGCTGGCGATGATTACCGTACACGTCTTTCCCTTAAGCAGACCTTCATAACTTGCACTGAAGGTTAGGTTGAATCGGACGATATGATCGATATAGGCCTTCAGGATTGCAGGCGTTGAAAAGTTGTACATCGGCGTCGCGATGAGGATGTAGTCGGCCGCAAAAAGCTCGGCAATCAGTTCGTTTGAGATGGAAATCGCTTCAGCCACCGCTGGAGAGTGATCCTCCACCGGTGTATATGCACCGGCGATCCAGGGCAGGTCAACGAATGGCAACTCCGTTTGGAACAAGTCGCGCTCGATCACCTCACCTTCCTTGTGCTTGTCCCTCCAAGCGGCTGTGAATTCCGCGGCAAGAGCGCGGGATATCGAATATTCCCCGCGCGGGCTGGCAAGAATCGTAAGTAACTTCGGCATGTGAACCTCCTATGGCTCATCAGTGAGGGTGAGTGTTCCGGTGGAAGTGATTAACCTCTTTGCTGGCGTGGAAAGGCGACTCTCTACAACCCCAGGCCGTCGACCCTGGATAATCGTCAGGGCGGTGACCAAGCGGCCAGCGCAGCTCGCGATCAGACTCGGAGATTGGTAATTCGTTGATGCTGGCGAATCGGGCGTACATCAGACCCTGTTCGTCAAACTCCCAATTTTCGCTTCCGCAGGCCCTGAACCAGTTACCGGAGTCGTCGTGATACTTATAAGCGAAGCGGACGGCGAGGTGTCCGTGCCGGCTTCGTCATAGAAGATGTCGACTTCATGGACGCGGATGGTTGGATAGTGAACGGGAACGGGAACGGATGGGGTGAGGTCGTTGCGCATGGGGACTGGCTCCTGGAGGATTGGGCAGGCCGAAGCTAACTTGCCTTGCCGACGACCTTAATCCCGTCAGAGCGCCCGTGGCTATAAGGTCTTTGTATTAGACCCCCTGACCTTTCCCTACTAGCCCAATGCTG
This Granulicella aggregans DNA region includes the following protein-coding sequences:
- a CDS encoding sensor histidine kinase — translated: MDDVEARSNFLVAWSTANAVYLQSATVKRVHAMKCLWRSFKSFDGPPWSLPKLYPALSTVLFVCCAVFGAQAEAGNSPKNAGVNQSQQQIGSLPRDFGVVIGHDIRFRRLPASTGMSQTRVSSVVQDGLGFLWFGTQYGLDRFDGYKFRVFKHEPGRNDSLSGVYIRSLFVDHSGTLWVGCDQSLDRFDPVNETFSHFIIEPQVQGGVPTPVTQISEDRDGMLWLSTSRGLYRLDPASGKITHFVHESGNDATISHNDVNSTGEDRSGHLWVADGGGLDEMDRKTGKVVRHIADSAGIWEFHEDKLGEFWVTTPSDSCTLATLDRRSNRLVCHAVYRDQDGVRTPIHIVNILESRDGTIWFSSLGSGLLKLDRARRQIVRYRSQPSDSESIGSENVISIFEDREGDIWTCFQEMEPDFFSERAPQFEGFTQKRGSLVNPLVTTIYEDRYGILWIGSMGGLNRIDRRAGTNTVPIGVGVGNEILSIVEDHSGDLLAGTYHRGVEIIDRETGQLRPYLSRPDANNLNNNPIMRLMFDREGTLWAGTYGGVSRLDKAKDTFVTFTPDAQSSVKYSAIAEDRKGMLWLGAQTGLHRFDPKTGQFNVYQHNPDDPQSVSDLRVNSVTFDRTGTLWLGTQNGLDKFDIETGKAHSFYERDGLAGNVVSCILEDQRGDLWMGTNNGLSRFDPRTQRFVNFSVADGLPGSDFTGWSTCFQSPQGEMFFGGFSGATAFFPDRIEDSSYVPTTVLTDFQLAGVSVPIGQDSPLKQSIAYSNTVQLSHRQNGFSIEFSALSYFNTTTNRYRYRLDGLDSEWHEVGSDQRIASYTTLPKGDYTFRVQGATSRGVWSDPGIALHIEILPAFWETWWFRSANGTAICLVLWGVYRFRVHQIQEQYNIRLAERLSERNRIARDLHDTLLQGFQGLILQFQAVMASIPRDHTAHRVMEKVLDSADEVLLEGRQSVQGLRQENIHSGELSERLARCGEQLALSHPAEFRFSVLGKPQELDAIVHDEAYLIMREALVNAFTHAAAATIEAEITYSHSGVRMIVRDDGRGIDTKILESGRIGHWGLKGMRERAEYIRAELKIWSQSGAGTEVDLWIPEWIGLPHNREHSLRRRIQRLLSGGKAT
- a CDS encoding FMN-dependent NADH-azoreductase, giving the protein MPKLLTILASPRGEYSISRALAAEFTAAWRDKHKEGEVIERDLFQTELPFVDLPWIAGAYTPVEDHSPAVAEAISISNELIAELFAADYILIATPMYNFSTPAILKAYIDHIVRFNLTFSASYEGLLKGKTCTVIIASGGVYTAGAFMESWDRETSYLKMILGFIGISDVDFIHAGGSNDVAQGKVKQQDLVASFIPSVIAAVE